One Candidatus Lernaella stagnicola DNA window includes the following coding sequences:
- a CDS encoding ParA family protein — MGGIIAVANQKGGVGKTTTAVNLAAALAMAQRKTLLIDIDSQANATSGLGVDAAEVETTIYQVLVEGAPLRDAVCETAIKHLHIVPATRELTGAEIALERRSEWEYALADQLRPLAHEYDFVLIDCPPSLSRLTVNALVAADRVLVPLQCEYYAMEGLSQLIDTVAAVSESLNPDLVLFGIVLTMFDVRTNLSRQVAAEVRSHFGDVVCETVIPRSVRLAEAPSHGVPVFLHDIRSSGAGAYLELSREIIRRAAAAGPLAAKGETAHG; from the coding sequence ATGGGCGGAATCATCGCCGTCGCCAATCAAAAGGGAGGCGTGGGAAAGACCACGACTGCGGTCAATTTGGCCGCGGCGCTGGCTATGGCCCAACGAAAGACGCTCCTGATCGACATCGACTCGCAAGCCAATGCGACCAGCGGTTTGGGTGTGGACGCGGCCGAAGTCGAAACGACCATCTATCAGGTGCTCGTCGAGGGCGCGCCGCTGCGCGACGCCGTGTGTGAAACGGCGATTAAGCACCTGCACATCGTGCCCGCCACGCGGGAATTGACCGGTGCGGAAATCGCGCTGGAACGGCGCTCGGAATGGGAGTACGCGCTGGCCGACCAGTTGCGCCCGCTGGCCCACGAATACGATTTCGTTTTGATCGACTGCCCGCCGAGCCTGAGCCGGCTGACGGTCAACGCCTTGGTCGCGGCCGACCGCGTGCTCGTGCCGCTGCAATGCGAATACTACGCGATGGAAGGCCTCTCGCAGTTGATCGATACCGTGGCCGCCGTCTCGGAGAGCCTGAATCCGGATTTGGTGCTGTTCGGCATCGTGCTGACGATGTTCGATGTCCGCACCAACTTGTCACGCCAGGTGGCCGCGGAGGTTCGTTCTCATTTCGGCGACGTGGTGTGCGAGACGGTCATTCCGCGCAGCGTGCGCCTGGCCGAAGCGCCGAGCCACGGGGTGCCGGTGTTTCTGCACGACATTCGCAGTTCCGGCGCGGGCGCTTACTTGGAGTTGAGCCGCGAAATCATCCGCCGCGCGGCGGCGGCCGGCCCGCTCGCGGCCAAAGGGGAGACGGCCCATGGCTGA
- a CDS encoding ParB/RepB/Spo0J family partition protein, with protein sequence MADRKRGLGKGFGALIDPSRARSVTERKTQDAVFQIPVDQIVANPYQPRHKFDDESLKILADNIHQVGVLQPLAVRRSSDEGRFELIAGERRWRAAKLAGLREVPCVLIQADEENMGVLSLVENLLREDLNPLDEAEAYQQLIDGFDLTQERIAERVGRSRPHVANTLRLLGLPEAVRVYIAGGQLSAGHGRALAALDDADVMGLLARRIVEERLSVRETELLVKRVIAGQVKPGKKKTRTPSAHPYEELADELRVRLGTKVKLTGGKNKGKIEIHYFGEEELTRLFDLLAK encoded by the coding sequence ATGGCTGATCGCAAACGCGGATTAGGCAAAGGCTTCGGCGCGCTGATCGATCCCTCGCGGGCTCGTTCGGTGACCGAGCGAAAGACCCAAGACGCGGTGTTCCAGATTCCGGTCGATCAGATCGTGGCCAACCCCTATCAGCCGCGGCACAAGTTTGATGACGAGTCGCTGAAAATCCTGGCCGACAACATTCATCAGGTCGGCGTGTTGCAGCCGCTCGCGGTGCGCCGGAGTTCCGATGAAGGCCGCTTCGAATTGATCGCGGGCGAGCGGCGCTGGCGGGCGGCGAAATTGGCCGGGCTGCGGGAAGTGCCTTGCGTGCTGATCCAGGCCGACGAAGAAAACATGGGCGTGTTGTCGCTGGTCGAGAATCTACTGCGAGAGGATCTCAACCCCTTGGATGAGGCCGAAGCGTATCAGCAGTTGATCGACGGTTTTGATTTGACGCAGGAGCGAATCGCCGAGCGCGTGGGTCGCAGTCGGCCGCACGTGGCCAATACGTTGCGCCTGCTCGGTTTGCCCGAGGCGGTGCGCGTGTATATTGCGGGCGGGCAGCTTTCGGCCGGGCACGGCCGGGCCTTGGCGGCGTTGGACGATGCGGACGTGATGGGTTTGCTGGCTCGGCGGATTGTCGAGGAGCGGCTGTCGGTTCGTGAGACCGAGCTGCTGGTAAAGCGGGTGATTGCCGGTCAGGTAAAACCGGGCAAGAAGAAAACCCGGACGCCGTCGGCGCATCCTTATGAGGAGTTAGCCGACGAGTTGCGGGTTCGTTTGGGGACCAAAGTTAAGCTGACCGGCGGCAAGAACAAGGGTAAGATCGAGATTCATTATTTCGGTGAAGAGGAATTAACGCGTCTGTTTGACCTGCTTGCGAAGTGA